The Hordeum vulgare subsp. vulgare chromosome 4H, MorexV3_pseudomolecules_assembly, whole genome shotgun sequence genomic interval TAATAATACCTGCAAGGATTAGCACACAAAAAATGCAAGGGGACGGATGGAGTAAACTATCCAACCAAACCGCACGCTTAAATTTTTTCAATAAAGAATGAACTTTATTAGTTTAAAATAGAGTATcaagataatataaatataatgaGCATGCACTCGGCCTCTGCCAGCTTTAAATAAGtactaaaagatcttatattatcTATAAAGGGAGTGCACTTGCCCTCACCAAGCCATCCTTTGATCACCGGCGAGATGATCGGCAGCGCTAAAGTCCATGGCTTGGTGGTGATGTTTTAGATTTGATTACCTCAATCGGGGTGCTTGCAGACTATGTTGTTGCGGTCTCCTACGGCTCCACTACGACGGAGGACACCGAAAAATTTTCGGGGGTCTTTATCTCAAGATTCAGTGATTGACTTCGACGATGAGATACAAATTATGGACAACGACCTAACACAAAGGAATGATTCAGCAGCAGAGGCGGTGGACGCATTGCACGTAGATGTTAGGATCGTGGAGAAGTGGTGGAgacaacacttgatgactttgatagtgCTACTCAAGCATCAGGTCACGAGCTCCACGGTGAAAGCCTTGATCTGACCCGACCTGGTTATACCTTGCAATGTCGATGTTTTTACATTGTTACTTTATTGAAGACATTGCTCGAATATGCTTAAATTGATTCTTCAAGGTGAAAACCTAGATCCTATGGTGGTTGGATCCGATGACGGCCACACTTGAGTGTTGCTTACTTCTTAAACGTGTTGCTGTTGAAGAACTCTATCATCTATGTGGTGTCATGAGATGGATGATgtggattttttttcaaaactagcacCAAATTTATAATAAATTCGAAATGAATGGTAGTGTTTCTAAAAATATCAAAAGTACCACCCGATCGGCATGTGGGTGGCCGACGGGGGACCTGTCGGCCTCTGGGTCGCCGATGGGCCACCTTTCGGCCTAGGGTTGGCCGAAGAGGGGCCGTCGGCCTCGAGGAGGCCGAAGAGTGTCAGGGGCGTAAAATGTGATTAAGATGGCCTCAAATGAAAAAGTTACCAATATGAAAAATCTTCGTCTCGTCGAAACAGTTGATTTTAATATATAAATCGTCTTAATCCGAGGTTGTATGCGACTTGTAGAACCAAAACAAGATAAGGGACACAAACCTGTAGAACCAGTTTTattcttttttatatattttttaaaaatacatGTCTAATTTTTTATTCTGTTTtcttaattttaaaaaaatacatGACTATTCAATACAAGTTGTAAATTTTTCATATACATATGGACTATTATTTTGATACATGTTGAACAGCTTtcaattacatgatgaatattttTAACATATTCAATACTccatctgtaaactaatataagatccTTTAGTCACCGAAGTAGTgattaaaagatgttatattactttataGAGGGCATGCATGTTACTCGTTGAATAAATTTTTGACTAATATGAAACTTATTTTGGACTACACGTACAGTTTTGGTGTACATTGTATAATTGTTTTTCTAAATATCAGGTATATTTTTCGAATATTACAAGAAAATTGTTTTTGAATTACATGAACATTGTTTGAATTATATAAACTTTTTCGTAAAatccatgaacatttttaaatttaACAAAGATTTATTGAAAGCCATCAACATTTAAAAACAATTCTTAAATAAAAAAATTACACCATGAATTAAAAAAGTTAATGAAAGTCGAAATGTATGTTTTTGTAATGTTTTAAAAAATATAAACAAAGTAAGAAAAAAGGGAACTAATGAAGAAGCAGAGAAGGGGAGCTCCTACCTGCGTCTTTTGCGGCAAGGAGTCCCTCGGCCGCACAGGGAGGTCGCCCAACTGAGCCGGCCCAGTTCCTTTTTTtggtttctttttttccttttgtgcttacttcctttctttttttattttttggttcgtttttatttcctttttccttttatcatttgtttatgAAAAACAAACTAAAGTTGAATTTCCCAATCATTTTctgaaaacatgaacatttttaaaactaagaacaatttttaaaaaatgcaaacaaatttggaagaagattttttttatattgtTCAAATCTTTTTAAATtataaatatttttttgaaaattctgaACAATGTTTGAAAATATGGaatattttctaaaaaaacatttctcgaattttatgaacatttttttaaaatacagAACATTTTTGTTTTGACTCTACAGGTCGCATACGATCTCGGATTAAGACGATTTTTATATCAAAATCAACCGTTTCGACGAGACGAAGATTTTTCATTTTGATAACCTTTTCATTTGAGGTCATCTTAATCACGTTTTACGCCCCTGACACTCTTCGGCCTCCTCGAGGCTGACGACCCCTCTTCGGCCAACCCTAGGCCGACAGGTGGCCCATCGGCCACCCAGTGGCCGACAGGTCCCCCGTCGGCCACCCATAGGCCGATCGGGTTGTACTTTTGATATTTTTAGAAACGTTACCATTCATTTCGAATTTATTATAAATTTGGTGTTAGTTTTAAAAAAAATCGATGATGTGGATATGGTCTTTTTTGTAGTTTGCCAATCATGGATCTGATCATTTTGGACTTTTTATATTTGTCCTCGTCTAAGCATAATGGCTTTGGTCTAATattacgttgttgttgttgacgtgtttTTTACGTGTGTGTGTTGATGTTAGCTGTGTGCATCCTATCTATACAGATGCTAAGTATGTACTCTTAGAACATGGTTAATAACAAAGCCTATTGCTGACTATAAGCCAATGCCATGTCACATAGAACCCGTGTAAAAGCCCACTAATAGAATAACTTGGCTGTGATAAGTAGTAGTAGTTAATGTTTGCATGTAAAGGGAAGCAAAGGACACACTCCTGATTGTGTAAGCGAATGAAATGTCATCTCACACCGTTGCATGTGGATGCTTCCCTTGTTTCTTGCACTATAGCGGACGAACTCCTGATTGTGTAAGCGAATGAAATGTCATCTCACACCGTTGCATGTGGATGCTTCCCTTGTTTCTTGCACTATAGCGGACGATAGCCGGAGCGCCCGCACCCTTCTTTTCCCTCTTTTCTCTTTTGGTGACGTGGTAACTTGGAACTACTTTATAGCCAGTTGACTAGATCTATTATACTTGTTTTTAGGGTATATACTTTTTTTTAGGAAAGTCTTACCTTCCATCGGCTGATCCGCGTGATCCATCCGTCGGACGCTCGTCCGTTAGATCTCACCTCGACCTAATAACCATTTTCAGAAACTGGACCGTTGTTTCAGAAACTGGACAGTTGTTTCAGAAACTAGAACAACGTCTAACCGCGAACTGTTTCCTGAAGCTGGATCTTTGTTTCAGAAACTGGACAGTTGTTTCAGAATCTGGAACAGCGTGGTGACCAGCTTCCCAGAGGCCGGGAGGCGACGGAGGTCGGCAGGGGAGAGGTACTCGAGGAGGACATGGTAGCGGAGCACGTCACGCGAGGTCGGACCCGTGGCGGCCACAAACGCCGAGGGCGACTGCGGAAGGTCGGCGTTGGGCACGACGAGCAGCGTCAGCAAGGACCGCCTGGACGTCGACGGCAGCGGCTGGAGGCGGGAGGAGCGCCAGCAGCAGCAGCCCCGCCGGCGCGAGGAGGACGAGGCACCGCGAGATCTGTCCCCGCATCTATTGTTTTCGCAACGCGGCtattgtttctgcaactcgaccTCCGTTTCAGAAACTATTGGGTGCGGGAACGTAGATCGGACGGCTGCATCGATACATCCAACGGTCGTTGAGGTGgcggatgtttactaaacatccgcCGGTGGACGCGTAGCAGCCCCCCTTTTTTATGCTTATTTTTAAGCCAATACAATTTGGGGACGGCTACACGTCCACCGGCTGATCCGCACGAAACATCTGCCACCTCGAGGGTCGTTGGATGTACGCGCGTGCAGTTGTCCAATCTACCTCCTGGCATGTGGCTCGGTTGCCTCCTCCGACTCATTAAtttctgaaacaacggtcgagttgcagaaacaagCGCTTTGTTGCAGAATAACTTTGGAatcattaattcctgaaacaacgcgaATTGCAGAAACAAGCGCTTTGTTGCAGAATAACTTTGCAACATAGATGAGGTTacagaaaaacttttgcaacaaagagTATGTTGCAGTTTTTTTTAAGAAAGATGATGTTGTAAAAAAAATTGTCTTCACTTTTGTGCAACACACGGTATTGTTGCAGAATAAGTTCTTGCAACACAGATGATGTTGCAGAAAAAATTGCAATGAAAATGATGATACAGAAACACCGCCCTCGTTGCCGACGGCATCGCCGtcgctcgccgtcgtcgtcgccaacCAGAAGGCCATCCACCTCCAAGCTCTCGTCCCGAGTGTCGCCAATCCCCGTCGCCGGTCGCGTTGGCCACCGAGCTCGTATCCTACCTCCGTCTTCGAGCTCTCGTCTTGAGCGCCGTCAATCCCCGTTGTCAGTCGCGTTGGCTGGCGAGCTCGCATCCTACCTCTGTGAAGAGTTTGCTGTTGTAACCGCTAGCTGCTTCTTGCATGCTACCTCAGGGTCATGGCCGGTGGGCACAAGCTGGAGCAGTTTATGGATGTCTTCGTGGGAGCTAACTATCATGCTCTTTACGTGTGTGATGGATGAGGCTAGATGGCTGAAAGAAAGACGATATGAGAAGAAAAGATGTTGAGGAGAGTAGTCCAAGGAGAATATAAGGCAGCACGTGAAAGCGGTGTGCAGGTCCATTGAGACACGCGTCATCCATGAAAAGAGGCGGAAGCAACGGAAAAATCAACCGGCTGATTGAGATTATTTCCTATACAATTTACACTTTACCGGAAAAATTATAAAGGGAGTATTATCAATCATGACATTTTTTAGATCTATAATCAAAGATTCACAAATTTAATAGCAAATCATCAAATTCCTGGATCTAAGTGAAAGAACGCCAGCTGACTGCGGAAGCTGAAGCTGAAGCTGCCGTGTGTTGTCTCCGGAGAAATCAGTCAAGGAAGACTCAACGATCGCCGGGGATGTCGAAGGCGCCGCCGCGGGAAGACCCGTCGCCGACAGGCGTCGCGGTGTCGCCGGAGGTCGAGGCCGCGCTCGCGAGAGGCGGGGCGGTCGTCGCCCTCGAGTCCACCATCATCTGCCACGGTAATAGGCTTCGACCCCCACTTTCCCCCTTCGGAGCAGAGCAGAGGACCCTCCCCGGCGATGCGCCCTAGCTATCCTCCACGGGTTCTTGATTGGCGTTTCCGTTGCAGGTATGCCCTACCCGAAGAACCTGCAGACGGCCATGGAGGTGGAGGCCATCGTCAGGGAGAACGGCGCGGTTCCTGCCACCATAGCCATTCTGGATGGTGTACCACATGTTGGTAAGTTGTACAGGGCACCCATCAGGTTGTTCACTTAATCTGAAAATGCTATCTTCTAGTACTACTGGTACTAATATTCATATTCTTCGTCCGATTGTAGGGCTTAACAGtgaacagctgaagaacttggctATAAGTGGAAGTCAGTTTCAGAAGACAGCTAGAAGAGATATCGCACAAGTTGTGAGTACCTTGCTCAACACATTTTCGTCCTTCTTAAGTCAAAATGTACACTCTTGTGAAATCATTAAGCATCGCGCTGAAGTTGGCATGCCATCATTCTTGAAAGAATTAAGATGTGTATTATTTCAGATCTGGGATTTACCTCATGTCTAGGTATATAGCCCCTCTGATTAACATTTATGTTTGCCATTTGTTGTTTTCCTTTTTGATTGTTTTACTAATTTTCAGGTTGCTTCGGGCGGCAATGGTGCTACGACGGTCTCtgccaccatgttttttgctcacAAGGTTCTTTCAAGAAACATTGCATCTTATTCGTCTTATTTATCTTGGTTTTATTTCATAGCCATGTGTACCTAGCACCAGATGTTTCTCTATATAAAGCAATTAAGTTATTCTGAAATTTAGGTTGGTATACCAATTTTTGTGACTGGGGGAATTGGAGGCGTACACAGATATGGTGAAAAAAGTAAGTAGCTTCCAGTGAACTAAAAATGTTCCTATTGATTTGTATGAATTATGAAAGGGCAGTAGTTGTAGCACTGATCATTGACTATTATGAGATAAATGAGGTTGCAAGAGCTAATTTAGACATGTTGCTCAGTATTTCTTACAGAGTAAGCAAGCAAATTAACTTATTTGTTCGAGGATAGCATAGAAAACTTTACATTTTAATTTTATGATATTTTCTTAAGAAAAGTTAACTTATCATAGCATTGACATTGTATTTCGCCTCTGTTTTAGTTTCTCTGTTAAAGAATGTGATTTGCTAGACTTCATGTGCAAACTCTTAGCAGGAaacatacttcctccgttcctaaatacaagtctttttagaggtttcactaaaagactacatacggatgtatctagacatactttagagtatagattcactcattttgctccgtatgtagttccctattgaaatctctacaaagacttatatttaggaacggagggagtatataaataTTTCTCTTGAGTTCTTATGATTGTAGTTTTTTCAATCGTATGTCTTTTGCAACTTTATGCTATTCTCTGTCTAATTTAGGATGCTGTTGTTACTCTATGATGTATAGTTATACATTAGTGGACTTAAACCTCGAGACTGGGAGTACACACTACATTATTAACCTGATTAGCATAGGAAGGCTAGACTATACTTGTTAACATTTACCAGAAACAtagataatactccctccgttcctaaatataagtcttttaagagtttttactaggaaactacatacgaatgtatatagacatatattagagtgtagattcactcattttgctccgtatgtagtctcctagtgaaatctgtaaaaagacttatatttaggaacggagggagtatttctctTGAGTTACAGCTTTCTGATATTTTCTAATTAATTTAGAATGGTGGTGTTACTCTATGATGTATAGCTAGTTTGTTACAGATTAATGTACTTAAACCTTGAGGTGGGGAGTACACACTACATTGTTAACTTGATTAACATATATTGCTTAAATATCATTTTTTGTAATGGTCATAAAAGATTAAACATGTCTGCTTAATGCTTGATGGACACATTTACCATTTTGATGCAGCCATGGACATCTCCTCTGACTTAACTGAACTTGGAAAGACTCCTGTGGCTGTTATTTCAGCCGGTGTGAAGTCCATTTTGGATATCGCACGGACACTTGAGTACTTGGTAGTATCCTATGCTCATTCTTCCTTTTTAATAAATTTTTCTGTCGGTGCCTCTCCTAAAGTTTTCCGCCCAAAAATATAGCTGTTTCGACCTGTGAAGAATAAAATTTCATGTAGATTTTCCTGCTAGGTGTTGGATGCTTCACAGGCTGTACCTATATTTTTCTGGCTTGATGTTTAAGTACTGATGGAGCagcttccagtaaaattctatagGAGTGTTGGTTAGAGTGCCTAAATAAAGAAAGATCGTAGCAATACAAATAGGCTCCAAATATCAAGCTACATATATACAGGACAAGGTCTTGTAACAAAAAATAGTTGCCACATAATTGTTAGCTTAGTCATCATCACCCTAATAATGATGCCTTAACATAGGAACGCACAGCTGCACTTATCTTGAAAGTATTAGATATCTGGATTTGAAACAATAAGAAAGTAAGAACTGGAAATGAGGTGGCACAAAAAGTAGTCAAGTTCCGATACAATTTGGTCCTCGACAACTTTCACTCAGAATATCGGCTGTTGCCTTGGAATGGCCTCTTTTTCTTCCTACTGGGAACTCCATAGATAAGAGGACATGCCTTATTCATTCTATGGTACATAAGTTTAGACCAGCATCTTCAAAGAATTTATAACGAAATGCTCTGGTGGTAAAGGAGTTATAGCCTCTTCAAAGAGTTTAGTGTTAGATTCGCAAAAAAAAGACTATTGTTAGAGCTTTATAATCTGGTATGTTTCTGGCAAGACATCACGGGAGATGCCACTTCGTTTTGGTACCTAATCAATTGTTTTTAAATGATTGTGTTGGCAGGAAACTCAAGGTGTAACTGTTGCTGCTTACAGAACCAACGAATTTCCAGCTTTCTTCACAGAAACCAGTGGATGTAAGGTAGAACAAATTTTCTTCTGTCAAACAATAAAGTTAGTGTTTTTCTTTGTCCAATACATTAGCGTCCAGGGTTTTGTTgagagttcaaaatgcaccacagCTCTGAAAATGAATGTTTTCCAGGTTAAATTATGCAGTACAATGGTTTGGGAACAGTTTTGTTGAAGAGAAAGTAAAATTAGATATTGCAGCTTCGGACACAAATTTAAATGAGAAAGTATTTGTTCTAAATAAAATTAAAATTGGTGGATACCTTGACTAAGTGACTCCTGCCTGCTTAATGTAGGTGCCATGTCGCGTTGATTCTCCAGAAGAGTGTGCGAAGATAATATGTAAGTATTAACATTAGACATGTGAATCTTCTGCATTCTTTATTGGATTTAATTTGTGAGACTTTATTTGTGTCACACAAAATGTCGGTCCATAACCATAACCACCAGAAGTCACCTGTTCCCGTTAAAGTTCTTAACTTTTTTATTAGAGGATTCTATAGCCCAATGTGAACTTAGGATCAATTATAGTTCATAACTACTATCCTACTTGCAATCTACACTTGATGTGATCAATATATGGTAGCTCCAGCCAGAAAGCCCCTAAAGAAGATATGATAAATTTGATACCCTTCCCGATCAGCCATGCCAGCTGCCCTCCGCAGTATGGAAGTATAGTTATCTAAGGGTCACAACCTATTTccttttggaatgttttacaggcTTAATTGAGAATTTCTTACTTGAGTTTATCGTGATGCAGATGCAAACCAGAATATGCATCTAGGATCTGGAATTCTTATTGCAGTGCCAGTTCCGAAGCAACATGCAGCTTCTGGAAAGGTTATAGAGTCTGCAATACAGCAATCCCTCCAGGAAGCAGAGTACAGTCCCAGTTCCTTGCTCTCTTTTCTCTCTGTATGTGTACATGTGCATGTTCAGGTGGGTTAACATGTATGTTTCTGAACAATATAAATGTCAATCTAATTattttgcactttgtttctcagtgCTAAAAAGATAATAGGAAACACAATCACCCCCTTCATCCTTGACAGAGTGAAAGTACTAACTGGAGGATCTTCATTGGAAGCCAGTATCCTATAATTTATTTTCGACCTGTTGTATATTTTAGGGATATTGCATGATTTATCCATATTCATTTGTAATTTTGAATTTCGGTAGTTACTGTGCCTATTTCTTAAATGTGCAGTTTGTCTTTTCTAGCATTCTCAAATTCTAACAATTAAATATCGAATTGGACCTtgtgaagaaaatgatgaaggcACATGTGGGCATACAATTCTTGCCCCTTTTTTTCTTCTGCCTCTTGTGGTTTCCTACATTTGCAGAAACTTCTCCTTAGCGTATTCAGATATTGCACTTGTGAAGAACAATGCTCTCACTGGTGCTAAAATTGCTGTAGCCCTTTCCGATCTTCGCAAGAGAGTAACAAACAACAGTAAG includes:
- the LOC123449621 gene encoding pseudouridine-5'-phosphate glycosidase, encoding MSKAPPREDPSPTGVAVSPEVEAALARGGAVVALESTIICHGMPYPKNLQTAMEVEAIVRENGAVPATIAILDGVPHVGLNSEQLKNLAISGSQFQKTARRDIAQVVASGGNGATTVSATMFFAHKVGIPIFVTGGIGGVHRYGEKTMDISSDLTELGKTPVAVISAGVKSILDIARTLEYLETQGVTVAAYRTNEFPAFFTETSGCKVPCRVDSPEECAKIIYANQNMHLGSGILIAVPVPKQHAASGKVIESAIQQSLQEADAKKIIGNTITPFILDRVKVLTGGSSLEANIALVKNNALTGAKIAVALSDLRKRVTNNRPVRSAL